From the Sphingomonas aliaeris genome, one window contains:
- the fabF gene encoding beta-ketoacyl-ACP synthase II codes for MRRVVVTGLGLVTPLGADVETAWANIIAGKSGAGPITRFDASDQKCLIACEVKPADHPYGFDPNKRVDHKIQRQVDPFIVYGIDAAGQALEDAGLTDMTEAERYRAGCSIGSGIGGLPGIESESLVLAEKGPKRVSPHFVHGRLINLISGQVSIQHGLMGPNHAVVTACSTGAHSIGDAARMIAMDDADVMLAGGAESTICPIGIAGFAAARALNTSFNDRPEQASRPYDRDRDGFVMGEGAGVVVLEEYERAKARGAKIYAEVIGYGLSGDAFHVTAPEPEGSGAYRSMEMAMKRSGLQLSDIDYINAHGTSTMADMIELGAVKRLFGDAISGLSMSSTKSAIGHLLGGAGAVESIFCILAMRDQIVPPTLNLDNPSEGTEGVDLVPHVARKREVRAVLNNSFGFGGTNASLVMKAL; via the coding sequence ATGCGCCGCGTTGTCGTAACCGGACTTGGCCTCGTCACCCCGCTCGGCGCCGATGTCGAGACGGCGTGGGCAAACATCATCGCCGGGAAATCAGGTGCCGGACCGATCACGCGCTTCGATGCGTCCGATCAAAAGTGTCTGATCGCCTGCGAAGTTAAGCCGGCCGATCATCCCTACGGCTTCGATCCCAACAAGCGCGTCGATCACAAGATCCAGCGTCAGGTCGATCCCTTCATCGTCTACGGAATCGATGCCGCCGGTCAGGCGCTCGAGGATGCGGGCCTGACCGACATGACCGAGGCGGAGCGGTATCGCGCGGGCTGCTCGATCGGGTCGGGGATCGGTGGACTGCCCGGAATCGAGAGCGAGTCTCTGGTTCTGGCAGAGAAGGGCCCAAAGCGCGTTTCCCCGCACTTCGTGCATGGGCGTCTGATCAATCTGATCTCGGGTCAGGTTTCGATCCAGCACGGGCTGATGGGGCCGAACCATGCGGTCGTCACTGCCTGCTCCACGGGCGCGCATTCGATCGGCGACGCTGCGCGGATGATCGCGATGGACGATGCCGACGTGATGCTCGCAGGTGGCGCCGAAAGCACGATTTGTCCGATCGGCATCGCCGGCTTCGCTGCGGCGCGGGCGCTCAACACCAGCTTCAACGACCGCCCCGAACAGGCCAGCCGCCCCTATGACCGCGACCGCGACGGCTTCGTCATGGGAGAAGGCGCGGGCGTCGTCGTGCTTGAGGAGTATGAACGCGCCAAGGCGCGCGGCGCGAAGATCTATGCCGAAGTCATCGGTTACGGCCTGTCCGGCGATGCCTTCCACGTCACCGCACCGGAACCCGAGGGATCGGGCGCCTATCGGTCGATGGAAATGGCGATGAAGCGGTCCGGGCTGCAACTATCCGACATCGATTATATCAACGCGCACGGCACATCGACGATGGCCGACATGATCGAACTCGGTGCAGTCAAGCGGCTGTTCGGAGATGCGATTTCTGGCCTGTCCATGTCCTCGACCAAGTCGGCGATCGGTCATCTTCTCGGCGGTGCGGGTGCGGTGGAAAGCATTTTCTGCATTCTGGCGATGCGCGATCAGATCGTCCCGCCGACGCTTAATCTCGACAATCCGTCGGAGGGCACGGAGGGAGTCGATCTGGTCCCGCACGTGGCCCGCAAGCGGGAAGTCCGCGCCGTGTTGAACAATTCGTTCGGCTTCGGCGGCACCAACGCATCTCTGGTGATGAAGGCGCTCTGA
- a CDS encoding acyl carrier protein encodes MSETADRVKKIVVEHLGVEADKVTEDASFIDDLGADSLDIVELVMAFEEEFGVEIPDDAAEKITTVKDAITFIDEHKD; translated from the coding sequence ATGAGCGAGACCGCAGACCGCGTTAAGAAGATTGTCGTCGAACATCTCGGCGTCGAAGCCGATAAGGTAACCGAGGACGCCAGCTTCATCGACGATCTGGGCGCGGACAGCCTCGACATCGTCGAGCTGGTTATGGCGTTCGAGGAAGAATTCGGCGTCGAGATCCCCGATGATGCCGCCGAGAAGATCACGACCGTCAAGGACGCGATCACCTTCATCGACGAGCACAAGGACTGA